One segment of Exiguobacterium aurantiacum DSM 6208 DNA contains the following:
- a CDS encoding IS1380 family transposase — protein MATLQEKHVNFNSNMVVNNTGGNLSTDSGLILVKEFMDSIGFSTLATHSLTFQDNRRYWHHDNISLLEQLLFQLIAGYATDSSANLLKEDPIFRLVLDKDGIASQASLSRFWDRITEATISQFQSLNQAIIDKARTKRNATELIIDLDSTHSDTFGNQEAANYNAHYGTNGYQPLVAFDGLTGDFLKAELRSGNVYTSNVVKTFLEPMLEHYSHTHPCTDIMVRGDSGFGTPEVYDTCETHKSYYVIRLKANAKLAKLAESFVLIGGDHPWEHREVYYYSTTYQASSWEKKRRVCIKSTRDAGELTFRHEYLVTNFSENVSAKVMFQLYHKRGTMEKYIKEAKNGFHFDKTDSSCFLENHDQVVSLLAYNLVNFMKTICLPEKEAAFQVDTLRLRLFKVAGKLVRSGRKLFLKTSSSHVYQNLFYHLLDKIQQLCW, from the coding sequence ATGGCTACATTACAGGAAAAACACGTAAATTTCAACTCAAACATGGTCGTAAATAATACTGGCGGAAATCTTTCCACCGATTCTGGGCTGATTTTGGTAAAAGAATTCATGGATTCCATCGGCTTCTCAACATTAGCTACCCATTCTCTCACCTTCCAGGACAACCGACGCTACTGGCATCATGACAACATTTCCTTGCTGGAGCAACTCTTGTTCCAGTTGATTGCCGGATACGCTACGGATTCTTCCGCCAACTTACTGAAGGAAGATCCTATTTTCCGTTTGGTGCTTGATAAGGACGGGATTGCATCGCAAGCGTCTCTTTCTCGGTTCTGGGACCGAATAACGGAGGCAACCATCTCCCAATTCCAAAGCCTGAATCAAGCCATAATCGATAAAGCGCGGACGAAACGGAATGCGACCGAACTCATCATCGATTTGGATTCCACTCATTCCGATACATTCGGGAATCAAGAGGCTGCCAACTACAATGCCCACTATGGCACGAACGGGTACCAGCCCTTGGTCGCTTTCGATGGCCTAACGGGTGATTTCCTGAAAGCAGAACTTCGTTCTGGCAATGTTTATACCTCAAATGTGGTGAAAACATTTCTGGAGCCAATGCTGGAGCATTACAGCCACACCCACCCGTGCACCGATATCATGGTGCGTGGAGATAGCGGATTTGGGACACCGGAAGTCTATGATACCTGTGAAACCCACAAAAGTTATTATGTGATTCGCCTCAAGGCGAATGCGAAACTGGCCAAGTTGGCCGAATCTTTCGTCTTGATCGGCGGCGACCATCCCTGGGAACACCGGGAAGTCTACTATTACTCGACAACCTATCAAGCCAGCAGTTGGGAAAAAAAGAGGCGTGTCTGCATCAAATCGACACGCGATGCAGGGGAATTAACGTTTCGCCATGAATACTTGGTGACGAACTTTTCGGAGAATGTATCCGCCAAAGTAATGTTCCAGCTGTACCACAAGCGTGGCACCATGGAGAAATATATCAAGGAAGCGAAAAACGGTTTCCATTTCGACAAGACGGATAGCTCCTGTTTTCTGGAAAACCATGACCAGGTTGTAAGCCTCTTGGCTTACAACCTGGTCAACTTCATGAAAACAATCTGTTTACCGGAGAAAGAAGCGGCCTTCCAAGTAGACACCTTGCGCCTGCGCCTCTTCAAAGTGGCTGGCAAGCTGGTCCGCAGCGGCCGAAAGTTGTTTTTGAAGACGAGCTCTTCCCATGTCTACCAAAACCTGTTCTACCACTTATTGGACAAAATCCAGCAACTCTGTTGGTAG
- a CDS encoding ParA family protein, translated as MNILTFYISKGGSGKTTCSLNMAYALGELGQRVLIIDLDPQGSLSKLMLKESDTIKYMTMFDVHTRNLDIKEVLFDDKTYHVSLLPSNERNARLINLISEQDKLYLLKDMIAPLEDEFDWIILDSVPSINELSKVVLSTSNMTVIPFMPKKLVFDQLASTVRTVQKVKKFYNPDLVITGILPVAMDASLKADKEYYEAMEVIAKEEGLDILPMIKRSTFIEKAADSGKSVIQYRSKESKVLAEPFRLLAKQVVEQAGETS; from the coding sequence ATGAACATACTCACGTTTTACATATCGAAAGGTGGATCAGGGAAGACGACCTGTTCTTTGAATATGGCTTACGCATTAGGTGAGCTAGGACAACGTGTCTTGATCATTGATTTAGATCCTCAAGGCTCGCTCAGTAAACTGATGTTAAAAGAGTCTGACACAATCAAGTACATGACGATGTTTGATGTACATACACGCAATCTCGATATCAAAGAAGTCCTGTTTGATGATAAAACGTATCATGTGAGTCTTCTCCCTTCGAATGAACGAAATGCCAGGTTGATCAATTTGATTTCCGAGCAAGACAAGCTCTATTTATTAAAGGACATGATTGCACCGCTTGAGGATGAGTTTGATTGGATCATCTTAGATTCGGTTCCATCAATTAACGAACTCTCGAAAGTCGTGCTTTCGACGTCAAACATGACGGTCATCCCGTTCATGCCGAAAAAGCTCGTGTTCGACCAACTTGCGAGTACGGTCCGTACCGTACAAAAAGTGAAAAAGTTCTATAACCCGGACCTTGTCATCACAGGTATTCTTCCCGTCGCCATGGATGCTTCTTTAAAGGCAGATAAAGAGTATTATGAAGCGATGGAAGTTATCGCGAAGGAAGAGGGGTTAGACATTCTTCCGATGATCAAGCGCTCCACATTCATCGAGAAAGCTGCCGATAGTGGAAAGAGTGTCATTCAGTACCGCTCCAAGGAATCGAAGGTACTTGCTGAACCGTTTCGACTATTGGCTAAGCAAGTCGTTGAACAGGCAGGTGAGACATCATGA
- a CDS encoding heavy metal translocating P-type ATPase, which produces MVSKKTKNKKEVLEMVEYLTKSRQGQFLVVGVLFTILGFIFIPLNDAYSSILFYISIFFLGFYAAKHAVVETIKDRSPNVDLLMVLAAVGAVIIDFESEGAALLLIFAAAEVLEDYATNKSTSAISELMAQVPDTAQVLKENGDVVVTPTKELVIGDIVVVSKGGKIPIDGLIDRNAIVNEAALTGESVPVEKELKEEVFAGTINEGNVFHIEVNKTLNQTMFSNIIRMVEEAQNKPSRIAKFIDRIESKYVIGVLIIVPIFIFFLYYFLSLPLEEAFYRGMVLLTVASPCALVASATPATLSAISNGAKNGILFKGGAAMEALSTMNILYTDKTGTLTYGDFQVVDYHLDQELLKEVIYMEQQSSHPIGRAIVSAFKEINLAQVNQAESIEEIAGSGIKKGAILVGKPDAFKQYDKFDQFEKLLEKGDTTIFVAKGNEVVGYFSLRDRIRPQSASTVADFQKEGIKVYLLTGDNEKVAAQVAKEVKVDDYISSMLPEDKIDFVLKSQGKEEVVGMIGDGINDAPALANADIGIAMGSGSSVAMESSDVVVVKNDLSKLFYSYQLSKKLNKIIIQNVIFSIAVIVSLITLNMFGVLGLPLAVLFHEGSTILVILNGLRLLGSEKTKAELSGAY; this is translated from the coding sequence TTGGTAAGCAAAAAAACAAAAAATAAGAAAGAGGTTTTAGAAATGGTTGAGTATCTAACAAAAAGTAGGCAAGGACAATTTTTAGTTGTCGGTGTTTTATTTACAATCTTAGGGTTTATCTTTATCCCACTAAATGATGCATACAGTTCCATACTATTTTATATTTCAATTTTCTTTTTAGGCTTCTATGCGGCAAAACATGCTGTTGTTGAAACGATTAAAGATCGCTCACCAAATGTCGACCTATTAATGGTTTTGGCAGCAGTTGGTGCAGTAATCATTGATTTTGAGTCTGAAGGAGCGGCGTTGCTATTGATTTTTGCTGCTGCAGAAGTTTTGGAAGATTATGCAACGAACAAATCCACCAGCGCGATTTCAGAATTAATGGCGCAAGTACCCGACACAGCCCAAGTGCTAAAAGAAAATGGGGATGTAGTGGTTACCCCTACGAAAGAGTTAGTTATTGGGGACATTGTCGTGGTATCGAAAGGTGGTAAAATCCCTATTGATGGCTTGATCGACCGAAATGCAATCGTGAATGAAGCGGCTTTAACGGGTGAGTCTGTCCCAGTAGAAAAAGAGTTAAAGGAGGAAGTTTTTGCCGGAACGATTAATGAAGGAAATGTTTTTCATATAGAAGTAAACAAGACACTGAATCAAACCATGTTTTCCAATATTATCCGGATGGTTGAAGAAGCACAAAACAAACCTTCTCGAATCGCAAAGTTTATAGACCGTATTGAAAGTAAGTACGTGATTGGCGTTTTAATTATCGTACCTATTTTCATCTTCTTTCTATATTATTTCCTAAGCCTACCATTAGAAGAAGCATTTTATCGTGGAATGGTACTTTTAACAGTGGCTAGTCCATGTGCATTGGTGGCATCAGCTACACCGGCTACGTTAAGCGCGATAAGTAATGGAGCCAAAAACGGTATCTTATTTAAAGGTGGAGCCGCAATGGAAGCGTTAAGTACAATGAATATTTTGTATACAGATAAGACCGGAACATTGACGTATGGCGACTTCCAAGTGGTCGATTATCATTTGGACCAAGAGCTGTTAAAAGAAGTCATTTATATGGAGCAACAATCCAGTCACCCAATCGGAAGAGCAATTGTTTCTGCCTTTAAAGAGATTAACTTAGCACAAGTGAATCAAGCAGAATCGATTGAAGAAATTGCTGGTTCGGGAATTAAAAAAGGGGCAATCCTAGTTGGAAAACCGGATGCATTTAAGCAATATGATAAATTTGATCAGTTTGAAAAGCTACTGGAAAAAGGCGATACGACCATATTTGTAGCGAAGGGAAATGAAGTCGTCGGTTACTTCTCACTCCGGGATCGAATTCGTCCGCAGTCAGCGAGTACGGTTGCGGATTTCCAAAAAGAGGGCATCAAGGTTTATCTTTTAACGGGAGATAACGAAAAGGTTGCGGCACAGGTTGCAAAGGAAGTAAAGGTAGATGACTATATTTCTTCCATGTTACCGGAAGATAAAATAGATTTTGTCTTAAAAAGCCAAGGAAAAGAAGAAGTTGTTGGGATGATTGGCGATGGGATCAATGATGCACCCGCGCTAGCGAATGCAGATATCGGAATTGCGATGGGAAGTGGCTCGTCAGTCGCAATGGAATCCTCTGATGTCGTTGTAGTGAAGAATGATTTGTCTAAATTGTTTTATAGCTATCAGCTAAGCAAGAAATTAAATAAAATCATTATTCAAAATGTCATTTTCTCCATCGCTGTTATTGTCAGCTTGATTACTTTAAATATGTTCGGCGTTCTGGGACTTCCTTTAGCAGTACTATTCCATGAGGGCTCCACAATCCTCGTCATCTTAAACGGCTTGCGGTTGTTAGGGTCCGAAAAAACAAAAGCGGAATTAAGTGGTGCTTATTAG
- a CDS encoding ISL3 family transposase produces MSSDEEPNVFPVIPGRHDIPCPLCQRKTIQHSKKRRRFRHGHAWNVGVLWIELDVPRQRCTSCDLTFVYDYGLGLVRTSTEVFRKGIAKRCHGRTISDVAREYGLPYTTVERWFYQYASVETMERATHVLVDEFATRKGHHYATIVLDAKSGQLLSIVPGRDVAAITAALQDISGDIRSVVSDFAPAMAKAINHVFPEAEHVLDRFHLVQFFTDALRRRRRFLNEARRHHHVRVIDRSLARRPETLTGEDREVARSCIQEDPFIRNLYQGLQHIRYVLKATCEIQAQRRLTDWLDRYQFHPCGPLAKIAKAIRVREQAMRQTIVSRLSNGKMEGTNNKIKLIKRRGYGYRNLERFFLRLRLEIGRQNSNHELW; encoded by the coding sequence ATGTCGTCAGACGAAGAACCAAACGTTTTTCCGGTCATCCCGGGTCGACATGACATCCCTTGTCCGCTTTGCCAGAGAAAGACCATCCAGCATTCGAAAAAGCGGCGTCGCTTTCGACACGGTCATGCGTGGAACGTCGGTGTACTCTGGATCGAACTGGATGTCCCACGTCAAAGATGCACCTCTTGTGATTTGACGTTCGTGTATGACTACGGTCTCGGGCTCGTCCGCACTTCCACCGAGGTTTTCCGGAAAGGCATCGCAAAACGTTGCCACGGACGGACGATCTCAGATGTCGCACGCGAGTACGGCCTCCCTTATACGACGGTGGAGCGCTGGTTCTATCAGTACGCTTCAGTGGAGACGATGGAGCGTGCAACGCATGTCCTGGTCGACGAGTTCGCCACGAGAAAGGGGCACCACTATGCGACGATTGTCCTCGATGCCAAGAGTGGACAGCTTCTGTCCATTGTCCCGGGCCGGGACGTGGCAGCCATCACGGCAGCACTTCAAGACATATCCGGGGATATCCGTTCTGTCGTCAGTGATTTTGCACCGGCGATGGCGAAGGCCATCAACCATGTCTTCCCGGAGGCAGAACATGTGCTGGACCGGTTCCACCTCGTCCAGTTCTTCACGGACGCTCTTCGCCGACGGCGTCGTTTTTTGAACGAGGCAAGACGCCATCACCACGTTCGCGTGATCGATCGTTCGCTCGCGCGTCGCCCGGAAACGCTGACTGGGGAAGACCGGGAGGTCGCCCGTTCCTGTATTCAGGAAGATCCATTCATTCGGAACCTCTATCAAGGGCTCCAGCATATCCGGTATGTGCTGAAGGCGACGTGCGAGATACAGGCGCAACGGCGGCTGACGGACTGGTTGGACCGTTATCAGTTCCATCCGTGCGGGCCCTTAGCGAAGATCGCGAAAGCGATCCGGGTCCGAGAGCAAGCAATGCGCCAGACCATCGTGTCAAGGTTGTCGAACGGGAAGATGGAAGGGACGAACAACAAGATCAAGCTCATCAAACGCCGTGGTTATGGCTATCGAAACCTCGAACGATTCTTTTTAAGATTGCGCCTCGAGATCGGTCGTCAAAATAGCAACCACGAGTTATGGTGA
- a CDS encoding tyrosine-type recombinase/integrase, with amino-acid sequence MEIEKKKKSFEVALQKLTGANTKLAEALKKDHIDLETLNDVEVIELFWATELFPIYADKSPHTRRAYKLDLEFVLSFVMTKTDGLKRLTVLDIHRYLFEVNEQYAPRTAQRKNNMLKRLLTYLHVNQYHLHNLAFHVKNQKRPEPLRREVDFDEIERIAESFRHTVKRAQKKELIELRNETIGYLLLTTGMRAAELLSIKFTDVKRNQHSSYLEVKGKRDKWRRIPLTEKANHLVSRLQALMMIEEVSSPFIAFSTKKADKAITYEALRLMTHQAVDHVANEEKTPPHWFRRAYITKLLANGNSLIGVMQLAGHESINTTNEYLQTFSHLSNISNANLPYK; translated from the coding sequence ATGGAGATCGAGAAAAAGAAAAAGTCGTTCGAGGTAGCATTGCAAAAACTGACCGGGGCAAACACAAAACTGGCCGAAGCATTAAAGAAGGACCATATCGATCTCGAGACCTTGAATGATGTCGAGGTCATCGAATTGTTCTGGGCGACGGAACTGTTCCCGATCTATGCCGACAAGAGCCCGCACACACGACGCGCGTACAAACTGGACCTCGAGTTCGTCCTCAGTTTTGTGATGACGAAGACAGACGGATTAAAACGCCTGACCGTGCTCGACATTCATCGCTATCTATTCGAGGTGAACGAACAGTATGCCCCACGCACGGCACAGCGCAAAAACAACATGTTGAAGCGCCTACTGACCTACCTTCACGTCAACCAGTATCATTTACATAATCTGGCCTTTCACGTGAAGAACCAGAAACGACCGGAGCCGCTCCGTCGGGAGGTCGACTTCGACGAGATTGAGCGGATCGCCGAGTCATTCCGCCATACCGTCAAACGGGCACAAAAAAAGGAGCTCATTGAGCTCCGGAACGAGACGATCGGTTATTTGTTGTTGACGACTGGCATGCGGGCTGCAGAACTGTTATCAATAAAGTTCACTGACGTAAAACGAAATCAGCATTCATCCTACCTCGAAGTGAAGGGGAAACGCGACAAGTGGCGCCGCATCCCGCTCACCGAGAAGGCGAACCATCTCGTGAGTCGGCTGCAGGCATTGATGATGATCGAGGAGGTCTCTTCCCCTTTCATCGCCTTTAGCACGAAAAAAGCCGATAAGGCCATCACATATGAAGCCTTGCGCCTGATGACCCATCAGGCCGTCGACCACGTTGCGAACGAAGAGAAGACCCCACCCCACTGGTTCCGCCGGGCCTACATCACAAAGCTCCTAGCGAACGGAAATTCGTTGATTGGGGTCATGCAGTTAGCTGGTCACGAATCAATCAACACAACAAATGAATATCTACAAACATTTAGTCATCTTTCAAACATATCGAATGCAAACTTACCTTATAAATAA
- a CDS encoding ParA family protein — translation MKKIALYNRKGGVGKSTTTINLAHAYARDGLRVLVIDADDQASSTNGLGLTNDYEGKVLLDCLLEENDPFYTPIEQVIVTCEYETGTVYLVPTRRSASPSDLTSQIGYEYRLSEELSKIDELFDICLIDCPGSTSALNPYARCALVAQDRIVMPVQMQKFSMDAVYSAPEELEEMKRFREDIHIAAFIPTMVSARSKGDVTTVEELEELGKEVGIPVLTTIPYAVKVQTLQRESRPVIDHKSPATDAYLQLAQEVLSL, via the coding sequence ATGAAGAAAATCGCATTGTACAATCGAAAGGGCGGAGTTGGAAAGTCGACGACGACCATAAACTTGGCTCATGCTTATGCTCGTGATGGATTACGTGTCCTCGTCATCGACGCGGACGATCAGGCCTCTTCGACGAATGGACTCGGTCTCACGAACGATTACGAAGGAAAAGTCTTACTCGATTGTCTACTAGAAGAGAATGACCCATTCTACACACCAATCGAACAGGTCATTGTGACATGCGAGTATGAGACAGGTACCGTCTATCTTGTGCCAACCAGACGTTCGGCTTCGCCAAGTGACTTGACGAGCCAAATTGGGTATGAGTATCGACTCAGTGAAGAACTCTCTAAGATTGACGAGTTGTTTGATATCTGCTTAATCGATTGTCCAGGATCGACTTCAGCGCTTAACCCGTATGCTCGCTGCGCACTCGTCGCCCAGGATCGAATCGTGATGCCTGTCCAGATGCAGAAGTTCTCGATGGACGCTGTCTACTCGGCTCCAGAAGAGCTTGAAGAGATGAAGCGGTTCCGGGAAGACATCCATATCGCAGCGTTCATCCCGACGATGGTGAGCGCTCGCTCAAAAGGGGATGTCACGACAGTCGAGGAACTTGAAGAACTCGGAAAAGAAGTTGGTATTCCGGTTTTGACGACGATCCCTTACGCGGTGAAGGTACAGACACTCCAACGGGAGTCTCGTCCGGTCATTGACCACAAGAGCCCAGCAACCGATGCCTATCTACAACTTGCTCAGGAGGTCCTTTCGTTATGA
- a CDS encoding ATP-dependent nuclease → MKLIKLRVSNFRGIAGNSVTAGIEIDFENIDLVYLIGQNNTGKSSILHSYEYFVNSSINAKLNDFHNNNSEPIIIEGWIQAESDEDRQHSAMVNSMDHEGVGRFKKEWVEIGGSANKYTFNTTDQCWDIGGAGGFDTLLQNACPEPIWLRGLDDVEIILANVQKLIKEKVIDNAVSSSRIGTIQSELEELRKEILQDEYSIKLESRLNDMMQETFPDLKVSLFGDKKDDISKKLSSFIHTDINFSNRQGQALHMSNHGHGIRRQFLFNSLRGLNHVFKEMETARNRRNVEIIDNIDQKDTSSRKKMLLIEEPELFLHPQSIRLFSKILYDLVNRENGNPEFQIIAATHSPIMIDLSRDHTTLIKTNINDLGDVCLNQVKYSIFDEEEKEHMKMLNSFNPYICEAFFNDKVILVEGDTEAVVFRELLNKFVENGKISYNDVPLVVNCGTKNNIPSFQKVLNHFKICYTVIHDLDDTLNVNNQNNSAWTLNFTIEAGIIQVNDPNIARRYVMERNFEDAHHYSHTSSLGKPLSAYRLVQGWDVNDTSIKAVEALNYCIEYDPNLVFDSNWVNNRDNSTVAP, encoded by the coding sequence ATGAAATTAATTAAGTTACGTGTATCTAATTTTAGAGGAATAGCGGGAAATTCAGTTACTGCTGGAATTGAGATTGATTTCGAAAACATAGACTTGGTCTATTTGATTGGACAAAACAATACAGGAAAATCTTCAATCCTCCATTCCTACGAGTATTTTGTTAATTCATCCATAAATGCAAAATTAAATGATTTTCACAATAATAATTCAGAACCTATAATTATCGAAGGGTGGATCCAAGCCGAAAGCGATGAGGATCGACAACATAGTGCAATGGTGAATTCAATGGACCATGAAGGTGTTGGGAGGTTTAAAAAAGAGTGGGTTGAAATAGGAGGAAGCGCTAATAAATATACTTTTAACACAACGGATCAATGCTGGGATATAGGAGGTGCAGGAGGATTCGACACCTTATTACAAAACGCTTGCCCAGAACCGATTTGGTTACGCGGATTAGACGATGTAGAAATAATTCTAGCGAACGTTCAGAAACTGATTAAAGAAAAAGTAATAGACAACGCAGTCAGCTCTTCTCGGATCGGAACCATTCAATCAGAGCTAGAAGAACTTCGTAAGGAAATTTTACAAGATGAATACTCAATAAAATTAGAATCACGATTAAATGATATGATGCAAGAGACTTTCCCTGACTTAAAAGTATCTTTATTTGGAGATAAGAAAGATGATATAAGTAAAAAACTCTCTTCATTTATACATACCGATATCAACTTTTCTAATCGACAAGGGCAAGCTTTGCACATGAGTAATCATGGTCATGGCATTCGGAGACAATTCTTATTCAATTCATTAAGAGGACTAAATCATGTCTTTAAGGAAATGGAAACTGCTAGAAACAGAAGAAATGTCGAAATAATCGATAACATTGACCAAAAAGATACTTCATCAAGAAAGAAAATGCTTTTAATTGAAGAACCAGAGCTTTTTCTTCACCCTCAATCTATTAGACTTTTTTCGAAAATACTCTATGACTTAGTAAATCGAGAAAACGGGAACCCGGAGTTTCAAATTATAGCTGCCACACATTCTCCGATTATGATTGATTTAAGTAGAGATCATACTACTTTAATTAAAACTAATATCAATGACTTAGGGGATGTTTGCTTAAACCAAGTAAAATACTCTATTTTTGACGAAGAAGAAAAAGAGCACATGAAAATGTTAAATTCATTTAACCCGTACATTTGTGAAGCGTTCTTTAACGATAAGGTTATTTTAGTTGAAGGTGATACTGAGGCTGTAGTTTTTAGAGAACTGTTAAACAAGTTTGTCGAGAACGGAAAAATTTCATATAACGATGTTCCTTTAGTAGTAAATTGTGGTACGAAAAATAATATTCCGTCTTTCCAAAAAGTTTTAAACCATTTTAAAATTTGTTATACAGTAATTCATGATTTAGACGACACCTTGAACGTCAATAATCAAAATAATAGTGCATGGACTTTAAACTTCACTATTGAAGCTGGAATCATTCAAGTAAATGATCCTAATATAGCTAGACGATATGTTATGGAACGAAATTTTGAGGATGCCCACCATTACAGTCATACTTCATCATTAGGTAAACCGCTTTCGGCTTATAGATTAGTCCAGGGATGGGATGTAAATGATACAAGCATAAAGGCCGTAGAAGCGTTAAATTATTGTATTGAATACGACCCGAATCTAGTGTTCGATAGTAATTGGGTGAATAATCGAGATAATTCCACAGTAGCGCCTTAA
- a CDS encoding P-loop domain-containing protein, with protein MDTELVRYSRAGDVFHYRWAARRCLALISPKTLINSIVIEGSNERNLSGEYVIDVAEYSQSQNGFDENITYFQLKHTTKHKNNPFMLNDLRNTFEGFAKRYNDLIAKERIDNNNVKFAIVTNRPISDELKSQVLIISRSEKPNKRYIQTLLKYTNLNINDLNDFCSRIIFMDGEGDYDAQKFELHAEISLLTAGIVDIPEVEKLTSLVQQKALPDSNGVITREEILKIFHVTSERDLFPAPPEFEKIEKMVMRKQHSDILEVVMNEVNPVIIHAPGGSGKTVFARQFIESLPNDSVGIIYDCFGGGRYRNRSETRHHHRQALTQMINELSMKGYCDPLIVNYNASERDIIRKFLERLEVSISRVKLRNEKANLVLIIDAADNAEMAATEFNDNCFVNELLREHPIADVKVVALCRSERLHMLKPKNYIKTIELKGFTESESFYLLKNHYPYVSIEDGIEFHRLTNGNPRVQSNALGLTTTISDMFNNLGSFGTTVDEQIESQLSHAIDLSKDKLSDVYQQQIDLICTALATLPPFIPINILSKATGVEEGTITSFVSDIGKSLWITDNAVQFRDEPTETWFKLTFAASSKQISFFLEQIKPLSYDSAYIASALPSLMLQAGKYSELVELALSDRHLPKNPIDERNVRLFRLQFAFKASMKEDKYSEAIKLAMRAGEEFAGNSRQLDLIKKMLT; from the coding sequence ATGGATACGGAACTTGTAAGATACTCAAGAGCTGGAGATGTGTTTCATTACCGGTGGGCGGCAAGAAGATGTTTGGCCTTAATATCACCAAAGACTCTAATTAATAGCATTGTGATAGAGGGGTCAAATGAAAGGAATCTTTCGGGGGAATATGTTATCGATGTAGCAGAATACTCACAATCACAAAATGGATTTGATGAAAATATAACTTATTTTCAGTTGAAACATACTACAAAGCACAAAAACAATCCTTTCATGCTTAATGACCTTAGAAATACATTTGAAGGTTTTGCAAAAAGATATAACGATTTGATAGCCAAAGAACGAATTGATAATAACAACGTAAAGTTTGCAATAGTTACAAACAGACCAATTAGCGATGAATTAAAAAGTCAAGTGCTGATCATTTCCAGAAGTGAAAAACCAAACAAGAGATATATTCAGACCCTTTTAAAATATACAAACTTGAATATAAATGACCTAAATGATTTTTGTTCACGAATTATATTTATGGATGGAGAAGGAGACTATGATGCACAAAAATTCGAATTGCATGCAGAAATATCTTTACTAACTGCAGGTATTGTAGACATTCCAGAAGTTGAAAAATTGACTTCCTTGGTTCAACAAAAAGCTCTTCCAGATTCTAATGGAGTTATTACTCGTGAAGAAATACTTAAAATATTTCATGTGACCTCTGAACGAGATTTATTTCCTGCTCCTCCTGAATTTGAAAAAATAGAGAAAATGGTAATGAGAAAGCAACATTCTGATATTTTAGAAGTAGTTATGAATGAAGTGAATCCAGTAATAATCCACGCCCCAGGTGGCAGCGGTAAAACTGTATTTGCTCGTCAATTCATTGAGTCTTTACCAAATGATTCAGTTGGAATTATTTATGACTGCTTTGGTGGGGGACGCTATAGAAATAGAAGTGAAACAAGACACCACCATCGTCAAGCATTGACTCAAATGATTAATGAACTATCAATGAAAGGTTATTGTGATCCACTTATTGTAAATTATAATGCATCGGAAAGAGACATAATTAGAAAGTTTCTTGAAAGATTAGAGGTATCTATAAGTAGGGTAAAACTGAGAAACGAAAAGGCGAATTTGGTGCTAATTATTGACGCTGCCGATAACGCTGAAATGGCAGCAACGGAATTTAATGATAATTGTTTTGTTAACGAACTACTTCGCGAACACCCAATAGCGGATGTTAAAGTTGTGGCATTGTGTAGAAGCGAACGATTACATATGCTAAAGCCTAAAAATTATATTAAGACTATAGAATTAAAAGGGTTTACAGAAAGTGAATCTTTTTATTTATTAAAAAACCACTATCCTTATGTGAGTATTGAAGATGGAATTGAATTTCATAGGCTTACAAACGGTAATCCAAGAGTTCAATCAAATGCATTGGGTTTAACAACAACAATTTCTGACATGTTTAATAACTTAGGTAGTTTTGGCACAACTGTGGATGAACAAATAGAATCACAACTATCACACGCTATAGATTTATCTAAAGATAAACTTAGTGATGTTTACCAACAACAAATTGATTTAATTTGTACAGCTTTAGCTACGTTGCCACCATTTATCCCAATCAATATTTTATCCAAAGCAACGGGGGTTGAAGAGGGGACAATTACAAGCTTTGTATCTGATATAGGAAAATCTTTATGGATTACTGATAACGCTGTACAGTTTCGAGATGAACCTACAGAAACTTGGTTTAAACTAACTTTTGCGGCATCTTCGAAACAGATTAGTTTTTTCCTTGAGCAAATCAAACCGCTTTCCTATGACTCTGCATATATAGCATCAGCATTACCAAGCTTAATGTTACAAGCAGGAAAATATTCTGAGCTGGTAGAGCTAGCTTTATCTGATAGACATCTTCCTAAAAATCCAATTGATGAAAGGAATGTTAGGCTATTTCGTCTTCAATTCGCATTTAAGGCTTCAATGAAAGAAGATAAATATTCTGAAGCAATTAAATTAGCAATGAGGGCAGGAGAAGAATTCGCAGGGAATAGTAGACAATTAGATTTAATTAAAAAAATGTTGACTTAG